A DNA window from Ammospiza caudacuta isolate bAmmCau1 chromosome 21, bAmmCau1.pri, whole genome shotgun sequence contains the following coding sequences:
- the NTMT1 gene encoding N-terminal Xaa-Pro-Lys N-methyltransferase 1, which translates to MTSEVVENEFEFYSKAEKYWKDVPATVDGMLGGYGHISSIDINSSRKFLQRFLRDGPNRTGTTRALDCGAGIGRITKRLLLPLFKTVDMVDVTEDFLTKAKSYLGEEGRRVRNYFCCGLQDFSPEPNSYDVIWIQWVIGHLTDNHLSDFLKRCRAGLRPNGIVVIKDNMAQEGVIMDDVDSSVCRDLDVVHKIIRRAGLHLLAEERQENFPDEIYHVYTFAMR; encoded by the exons ATGACCAGCGAGGTGGTGGAGAACGAGTTTGAGTTTTACTCCAAGGCAGAGAAGTACTGGAAGGATGTGCCCGCCACGGTGGATGGCATGCTGGGGGGCTACGGCCACATCTCCAGCATCGACATCAACAGCTCCAGGAAGTTCCTGCAGAGGTTTCTGCGG GATGGCCCCAACCGGACAGGGACAACCCGAGCTctggactgcggggctggcatCGGCCGGATCACCaagcggctgctgctgcccctcttcAAGACAGTGGACATGGTGGATGTGACAGAGGACTTCCTCACCAAGGCCAAGAGCTACCTGGGCGAGGAGGGCAGGCGGGTGCGCAACTACTTCTGCTGTGGCCTCCAGGACTTCAGCCCTGAGCCAAACTCCTACGATGTCATCTGGATCCAGTGGGTCATCG GACATCTCACTGACAACCACCTCTCCGACTTCCTGAAGCGCTGCCGTGCCGGCCTGCGGCCCAACGGCATCGTGGTCATCAAGGACAACATGGCCCAGGAGGGTGTGATCATGGACGATGTGGACAGCAGTGTCTGCAGGGACCTGGACGTGGTCCATAAGATCATCcgcagagctgggctgcaccTCCTGGCTGAGGAGCGCCAGGAGAACTTTCCTGATGAGATCTACCACGTGTACACCTTTGCCATGAGATGA